One Robbsia sp. KACC 23696 DNA segment encodes these proteins:
- a CDS encoding ABC transporter permease, translating into MLLYVFRRILSAIPVMLFVALFVFGLLDLAPGDPAALLAGENASPEDIEKIRQSLGLNKPFLFRFGEWLWHLLHGDLGTSLFTSQPVTQMIGERLAPTFTLMIMTIVISVIIAIPAGAWAAWRHNRWNDRVIMLCAVFSFSLPSFVVGYLLAWIFGLKLHWLPVQGYAGLDQGLWTSIRSLILPAFALGSVYIGLIARFTRSTLVETLQQDYIRTARAKGVSNTRILFRHGLKNAAVPIVTVVGSGVALLISGTVVTETVFAIPGLGRLTVDAILRRDYPIIQGVILLFSFLYVLVNLAVDLLYTVFDPRIKY; encoded by the coding sequence ATGCTGCTCTATGTATTTCGCCGAATACTCAGCGCGATCCCGGTCATGTTGTTCGTGGCGCTGTTTGTGTTCGGATTGCTCGATCTCGCGCCGGGCGATCCTGCCGCGCTGCTGGCCGGCGAGAACGCCTCCCCGGAAGACATCGAAAAAATCCGCCAGTCGCTGGGCCTGAACAAGCCTTTCCTGTTCCGCTTTGGTGAATGGCTATGGCATCTGCTGCACGGTGACCTCGGCACCTCGCTGTTTACCTCCCAGCCGGTTACGCAGATGATCGGCGAACGTCTCGCGCCAACGTTCACGTTGATGATCATGACCATCGTCATCTCGGTCATCATCGCGATCCCGGCGGGTGCTTGGGCCGCGTGGCGTCACAACCGCTGGAACGATCGCGTCATCATGTTGTGCGCGGTGTTCAGCTTCTCCTTGCCGTCCTTTGTCGTCGGCTATCTGCTCGCTTGGATCTTCGGCCTCAAATTGCATTGGCTGCCGGTGCAAGGCTATGCGGGCCTCGACCAAGGCCTATGGACGTCGATCCGTTCGCTGATCCTGCCCGCCTTCGCATTGGGTTCGGTCTATATCGGCCTGATCGCGCGCTTTACGCGCTCCACGCTCGTCGAGACGCTGCAGCAGGACTACATCCGCACCGCTCGCGCGAAGGGCGTCAGCAACACACGCATCCTGTTTCGCCACGGCTTGAAGAATGCCGCCGTACCCATCGTCACTGTCGTCGGCTCCGGCGTCGCCTTGCTGATCAGCGGCACCGTCGTCACGGAAACGGTATTCGCCATCCCCGGCCTCGGTCGGCTAACGGTCGATGCCATTCTGCGACGCGACTATCCCATTATTCAGGGCGTGATCCTCTTGTTCAGCTTCCTGTACGTGCTCGTCAACCTTGCGGTGGACCTGCTTTATACGGTGTTCGACCCAAGGATCAAATACTGA
- a CDS encoding lytic transglycosylase domain-containing protein — MKWAYPFNAVKQDEAVTAQTYFTALSQAEDGFFPMGGNGLWHGGIHFGNGTAGTLDQQSGVRAIASGEVIAYRLNEKYPVATYPDKNNAMYSSGFVLIRHRLTMPRAPVAATAPTSTPAAASASPASAAQGAPAQGTGRSAAAQQPASAATSTPAQPAQPADETLTFFSLYMHLMDWAGYQAEDAKQDATPSNDGAKAADQGVQHMGYWQGSKKYRLVPGSNVNNKQEQPPKAIPAAAPSAANTANSDPLGAFIANGFKATAPTPAPTAAAASTPIDPETVYTGNGLAIRRNPLSKSAHAPNSDILGILPLGAEFTIARDADTPGWGYIGDVLKGKIYPPKAGDALDPSAKTGCVYYKGMKPLTVPAPLDQVVVLDKPFSVNAGDVVGYLGEFQRYREGQTIPPTAKRSQLHLEVFAGDEFAAFFQKSKQRAAQLSDAQKSVLVISKGAKLVSESQADTVLNKAVFLKPVANKSSGGWWALVQPMTVTVPAPSATAHRQTRAQPHSIETPDGTPVWVKRPLSGTTLAADSQTAAWSKYPLNVSNPTASTVGFETAIPRGLLDKRYFGAVDDAGKHWWSTEFANEKGQIDAGWVCESAHPGTEWVSPFAWPGFEIVDHTGISLVDQFKRFLLLKNEALEGEDLTEFAPAAASVNGSDLIVKLESAIDKQGDGNGKVTAGELRRAMTKPWLAWPISRLVVRFESEWGGDMSKWRSLENLLGTGRYVWETELGRIERLQFWKDIAQKKVEGFPRAAEVYHFHLIGLVDNFGANNFSSLDALIRSIGDVIAGGEGGYEAYNSGTRDVPGGVVGHSYIRNGPAGPVTQKTINEILATESMSGTNPMRMFATGKYQTTFPTLQAAKTSLGLSGDEKYDVDMQERVFKDFLFAKAGRGGLSDFVRNGAGSVDDAIYAASKEWASIAVPNSYPTNKRGVLSNGSMTYFQKEGAANMANNQSTSALRHLLESLH; from the coding sequence TTGAAGTGGGCCTACCCTTTCAATGCGGTGAAGCAGGATGAGGCGGTGACGGCGCAAACCTATTTCACTGCGCTTTCTCAGGCGGAGGACGGTTTTTTCCCGATGGGCGGAAACGGTTTGTGGCATGGGGGGATTCACTTCGGCAATGGCACGGCGGGCACGCTCGACCAGCAAAGCGGAGTTCGTGCGATTGCTTCGGGCGAGGTGATCGCCTACCGATTAAACGAAAAGTATCCGGTCGCCACGTATCCGGATAAGAACAATGCGATGTATTCGTCCGGGTTCGTATTGATCCGGCATCGTCTGACGATGCCGCGCGCCCCGGTAGCAGCGACTGCGCCGACTTCGACACCGGCAGCGGCGTCCGCCTCGCCCGCGTCAGCAGCACAAGGGGCGCCTGCTCAGGGGACTGGGAGGAGTGCTGCGGCACAACAGCCAGCCTCGGCTGCGACTTCCACTCCGGCCCAGCCCGCACAGCCGGCCGACGAGACGCTGACTTTCTTCAGCCTGTACATGCACTTGATGGATTGGGCCGGGTATCAAGCAGAAGACGCGAAACAGGATGCGACGCCGAGCAACGATGGCGCGAAAGCAGCCGACCAGGGCGTACAGCATATGGGGTACTGGCAAGGCAGCAAGAAATATCGGTTGGTGCCAGGATCGAATGTTAACAATAAGCAGGAGCAGCCGCCGAAAGCGATACCCGCTGCGGCACCCTCTGCGGCGAACACAGCTAACAGCGATCCACTCGGTGCCTTTATTGCCAACGGCTTCAAAGCGACTGCGCCGACGCCCGCTCCGACAGCGGCGGCGGCATCCACGCCAATCGATCCTGAGACGGTGTACACCGGTAATGGGCTAGCTATTCGGCGAAATCCGTTATCCAAGAGCGCGCATGCGCCTAACTCCGACATCTTGGGCATTCTGCCGCTCGGTGCTGAATTTACGATCGCGCGTGATGCGGATACGCCAGGCTGGGGCTATATCGGTGACGTCTTGAAAGGCAAGATTTATCCGCCGAAAGCAGGAGATGCACTTGATCCGTCGGCCAAGACAGGGTGCGTGTATTACAAAGGTATGAAGCCGCTGACGGTGCCTGCTCCGTTAGATCAAGTCGTCGTGTTGGACAAGCCTTTCAGCGTAAATGCGGGGGATGTTGTTGGTTACCTTGGCGAGTTTCAGCGTTATCGAGAAGGCCAGACGATACCGCCGACCGCTAAGCGATCTCAGCTTCATCTTGAGGTGTTTGCTGGTGACGAGTTTGCAGCGTTCTTCCAAAAGAGCAAACAGCGCGCGGCACAATTGTCTGATGCGCAGAAGTCGGTTTTGGTTATTTCTAAAGGAGCGAAACTTGTTTCTGAGAGTCAGGCAGATACGGTACTAAATAAAGCGGTGTTTCTTAAGCCGGTCGCTAACAAGTCGAGTGGCGGATGGTGGGCGCTTGTGCAGCCGATGACGGTCACTGTTCCTGCCCCCTCCGCAACCGCTCATCGTCAGACGCGTGCCCAGCCGCATTCGATCGAAACGCCGGACGGCACTCCGGTTTGGGTTAAGCGACCGTTGAGTGGAACCACACTCGCGGCTGATAGCCAGACCGCAGCATGGAGCAAGTATCCTCTAAACGTGTCAAATCCGACGGCCTCGACCGTCGGATTTGAGACCGCAATCCCGCGTGGTCTCCTGGATAAGCGTTATTTCGGCGCCGTTGACGATGCGGGGAAGCATTGGTGGAGCACGGAATTCGCCAACGAAAAAGGCCAGATTGATGCGGGCTGGGTGTGCGAATCGGCGCATCCTGGCACGGAATGGGTTAGCCCGTTTGCATGGCCTGGCTTCGAAATAGTCGATCACACTGGAATTTCGTTGGTCGATCAGTTCAAGAGATTTTTGTTGTTGAAAAACGAGGCGCTGGAGGGAGAAGATCTCACCGAATTTGCGCCTGCGGCAGCGAGTGTTAACGGCAGTGACCTGATCGTTAAACTGGAAAGTGCGATAGACAAGCAAGGCGATGGCAACGGGAAGGTCACCGCTGGCGAGTTGCGAAGGGCTATGACTAAGCCATGGCTCGCTTGGCCAATTTCCCGCCTCGTCGTTCGCTTCGAAAGTGAATGGGGCGGCGATATGAGCAAGTGGCGCTCCCTAGAAAATCTGCTTGGAACGGGACGCTATGTATGGGAGACCGAACTTGGCCGAATTGAGAGGCTACAATTTTGGAAAGACATTGCGCAAAAGAAAGTTGAAGGTTTTCCCCGCGCGGCGGAAGTGTATCACTTTCATTTGATTGGGCTAGTGGACAATTTCGGTGCTAACAATTTTAGTTCTCTCGATGCGCTAATTCGGTCAATAGGAGATGTTATAGCGGGGGGGGAAGGAGGATATGAGGCTTATAATTCGGGCACGAGAGACGTGCCTGGTGGAGTTGTGGGGCATTCCTATATCAGAAATGGCCCTGCAGGTCCGGTAACACAGAAAACAATTAATGAAATACTTGCGACCGAATCTATGTCTGGGACAAATCCGATGCGGATGTTTGCGACGGGAAAATATCAGACTACATTTCCAACATTGCAGGCGGCAAAGACAAGTCTTGGGTTGAGCGGTGATGAAAAGTATGATGTTGATATGCAGGAAAGGGTATTTAAAGACTTTCTCTTTGCGAAGGCCGGGCGAGGTGGATTAAGTGACTTCGTTCGAAATGGGGCCGGTTCGGTCGACGACGCTATTTATGCCGCATCCAAAGAATGGGCATCAATTGCAGTTCCAAATTCTTACCCTACAAACAAGCGCGGTGTTCTTTCTAATGGGAGCATGACGTACTTTCAGAAAGAGGGCGCTGCGAATATGGCGAATAACCAATCGACTTCTGCTCTGCGCCATTTGTTAGAGAGCTTGCACTAA
- a CDS encoding dipeptide ABC transporter ATP-binding protein — MINGGVQSAASGAVTLPENRVLEIRDVSVGFQQADGGGLANAVRNISFNVDRGATTVVVGESGSGKSVTSLAVMRLIEFGGGTITGGQIAFRRRSGDVVDLTRASEDTMRRVRGGEIGMIFQEPMTSLNPVLTVGEQITEAILLHQPTLAGTAQAEATRVLDRVRIPDAARVMKRYPHELSGGMRQRVMIAIALSCRPQLLIADEPTTALDVTVQAQILHLIRELQVELNMGVLLITHDMGVVAESADQVIVMRRGDLVEQNEVKPLFASPTHPYTRALLAAVPKLGAMRGTDLPARFELLRDPAAEPEKAVQADSAMTTVADRATVDAAVTAAIYSGDTSVSMDAALDKKKAVLSVRELITRFDVKAGMFGRVTKRVHAVERVSFDMFEGETLGLVGESGCGKTTTGRSLLRLVKPQSGSIYFDGVDLGRNDRQSEALLRRNVQLVFQDPFASLNPRIRIGDAIMEPMLIQGLATRDEAARRTADLLEKVGLDASMARRWPHQLSGGQRQRICIARALSTNPRVLVADESVSALDVSVQAQIVNLLIDLQKELGIACLFISHDMAVVERISHRVAVMYLGQIVEIGPRRAIFENPQHPYTKKLMDAVPIADPLRRRHGAPSLIELPSPVRAIGDEPVVAPLVQVGPGHFVARHAVGGAY, encoded by the coding sequence ATGATCAACGGCGGCGTCCAATCGGCGGCGAGCGGCGCAGTGACGCTCCCCGAAAACCGTGTCTTGGAAATCCGCGATGTCAGCGTCGGCTTCCAGCAAGCGGACGGCGGCGGCCTCGCGAATGCGGTGCGCAATATTTCGTTTAACGTCGATCGCGGCGCAACCACGGTGGTCGTGGGGGAGTCGGGTTCCGGCAAATCAGTGACCTCGCTTGCCGTGATGCGGCTAATCGAGTTCGGCGGGGGGACCATCACCGGCGGTCAAATCGCTTTCCGACGCCGCAGCGGCGACGTCGTCGATTTGACCCGCGCCTCGGAGGACACGATGCGTCGGGTGCGCGGCGGCGAGATCGGCATGATCTTTCAGGAGCCGATGACGTCGCTGAATCCCGTGTTGACGGTCGGCGAACAAATCACGGAAGCCATCCTTCTGCACCAGCCGACGCTAGCAGGAACCGCACAGGCAGAAGCAACCCGCGTCCTCGACCGCGTGCGCATTCCCGATGCGGCGCGCGTCATGAAGCGCTATCCGCACGAGCTGTCGGGCGGGATGCGTCAGCGGGTGATGATCGCGATTGCCTTGTCGTGCCGTCCGCAATTGCTGATTGCCGATGAACCCACGACCGCGCTCGACGTCACCGTGCAAGCGCAGATCCTGCATCTGATTCGTGAATTGCAGGTCGAACTTAATATGGGCGTGCTGCTGATCACACACGATATGGGTGTCGTGGCGGAATCGGCGGACCAGGTGATCGTCATGCGGCGCGGCGATCTCGTGGAACAGAACGAAGTGAAGCCGCTCTTCGCTTCGCCAACGCATCCTTATACGCGTGCTTTGTTGGCTGCCGTACCGAAGCTGGGCGCAATGCGCGGTACGGATCTCCCGGCCCGCTTCGAATTGCTGCGTGATCCGGCCGCCGAGCCAGAGAAAGCGGTGCAGGCGGACTCAGCCATGACGACCGTTGCCGATCGCGCAACAGTCGACGCTGCCGTCACGGCGGCTATCTACAGTGGTGACACATCGGTCTCGATGGACGCCGCGCTGGACAAGAAGAAAGCCGTTCTCAGCGTGCGCGAGCTGATCACGCGTTTCGATGTTAAGGCCGGTATGTTCGGCAGGGTCACAAAACGCGTCCACGCTGTGGAGCGTGTCAGTTTCGATATGTTCGAAGGCGAGACCCTGGGCCTCGTCGGCGAATCGGGCTGCGGCAAGACGACGACCGGCCGCTCCTTGTTGCGCCTGGTCAAGCCGCAAAGCGGCAGCATTTACTTCGACGGTGTCGATCTCGGTCGCAACGACAGACAGTCCGAGGCGCTGCTGCGTCGCAATGTGCAGTTGGTTTTTCAGGATCCGTTCGCCTCGCTCAATCCGCGCATCCGCATAGGCGACGCGATCATGGAGCCGATGCTGATTCAAGGGCTTGCCACGCGTGACGAAGCGGCGCGCCGCACGGCCGATCTGCTGGAGAAGGTCGGGCTCGATGCGTCGATGGCGCGGCGTTGGCCACATCAGTTGTCGGGCGGACAACGCCAACGTATCTGCATCGCTCGCGCGTTATCGACCAACCCACGCGTGCTGGTTGCCGATGAGTCGGTCTCGGCGTTGGACGTATCGGTGCAGGCGCAAATCGTCAATCTGTTGATCGATTTGCAGAAAGAACTGGGTATCGCTTGCCTGTTCATCTCACACGATATGGCGGTGGTCGAACGGATCAGCCATCGCGTTGCAGTGATGTATTTGGGACAGATCGTCGAGATCGGCCCGCGCCGCGCGATTTTCGAGAACCCGCAGCATCCGTACACGAAGAAGCTGATGGACGCGGTGCCGATTGCCGATCCGTTACGGCGACGTCATGGCGCGCCCTCGCTGATCGAATTGCCGAGTCCTGTGCGTGCGATCGGCGACGAGCCGGTGGTCGCACCGTTGGTGCAAGTCGGTCCCGGACATTTCGTGGCGCGCCACGCCGTGGGCGGCGCCTACTGA
- a CDS encoding ABC transporter substrate-binding protein translates to MDRRQFIKSGIALGAAGSPLALPFAGLAGLADAAESTGGKGTAKRFRWVPAADLTIVDPIFTTAYVTQNHGALVYDTLYGLDDKMRVHPQMAEGQTIENNGLQWTITLREGLLFHDNTPVKARDVVASLKRWGQRDMMGQSLFAVTTNLSAIDDKTIRFTLSKPFPLLMSALARPETIIAAIMPERLANAPLSTPLKEVIGSGPFRFNASKWVSGSQVVYEKFTQYVPRKDSFAPTYTAGPKIAYVDEVDWKIIPDQATAVAALQSGEVDGIDTINNDFISLLRTDPAINLIKRRLPIMGILRFNQLQAPFDNPALRRVILSAVDQKEYMTAMVGSEFPEYWDAKTGFFAPGSPMASDAGMSAITSKRDLSKAKAAVTAAGYKGEKVVIIDPADNPIYHAAALVTVDLFKKLGIAVEVQAMDWGSAIQRRTNQAPVSAGGWSVTFTGLTGINNFDPAGHLGLRGNGKASWFGWPIAPKLEQLRDAWFAAPDLAAQQKICRDMQVQAVEDVPYVPLGSMYPVSALRKEWKDMQTDELLFFTLKHV, encoded by the coding sequence ATGGATCGCAGGCAGTTCATCAAGTCGGGTATCGCATTAGGCGCGGCGGGCTCGCCGCTGGCGTTGCCGTTTGCCGGTCTGGCTGGGCTGGCCGATGCAGCGGAAAGCACTGGGGGCAAGGGCACGGCAAAGCGCTTCCGCTGGGTGCCGGCCGCCGATTTGACCATCGTCGATCCCATTTTCACGACCGCCTATGTGACGCAGAATCATGGCGCGCTGGTCTACGACACCTTATACGGTCTCGACGACAAGATGCGCGTGCATCCGCAGATGGCGGAGGGGCAGACGATCGAAAACAACGGCTTGCAATGGACCATCACCTTGCGTGAGGGCTTGCTGTTTCACGACAACACCCCTGTAAAAGCGCGTGATGTCGTGGCCAGTCTGAAGCGCTGGGGACAGCGCGACATGATGGGCCAGAGCCTGTTCGCCGTGACGACCAATCTGAGCGCCATCGACGACAAGACGATCCGCTTCACGCTGAGCAAGCCGTTCCCCTTGTTGATGTCGGCACTGGCGCGGCCAGAGACGATCATCGCGGCGATCATGCCGGAGCGCCTCGCGAACGCACCGCTATCGACCCCGCTGAAAGAGGTCATCGGCAGCGGGCCGTTTCGCTTCAATGCGAGCAAATGGGTATCCGGCTCGCAGGTCGTGTACGAGAAGTTCACACAGTACGTGCCGCGCAAGGACAGCTTTGCGCCGACGTACACCGCGGGGCCGAAGATCGCCTACGTCGATGAAGTGGACTGGAAGATCATCCCCGATCAGGCAACCGCGGTAGCGGCATTGCAATCCGGCGAAGTCGATGGCATCGACACCATCAATAACGACTTCATCTCCTTACTCCGGACCGATCCGGCGATCAACCTGATAAAGCGCCGGCTGCCGATCATGGGGATTCTGCGCTTCAATCAATTGCAGGCGCCGTTCGACAACCCTGCGTTGCGTCGCGTAATCCTGTCCGCCGTCGATCAGAAGGAATACATGACGGCGATGGTGGGCAGCGAATTCCCGGAATATTGGGATGCAAAGACCGGCTTCTTCGCGCCGGGTTCGCCGATGGCGAGCGACGCTGGCATGAGCGCGATCACATCGAAACGTGACTTGTCGAAGGCCAAGGCGGCGGTTACGGCCGCAGGGTACAAGGGCGAGAAGGTGGTCATCATCGATCCGGCCGACAACCCGATCTATCATGCCGCAGCGCTTGTGACGGTCGATCTGTTCAAGAAGCTCGGCATCGCGGTGGAAGTCCAAGCGATGGACTGGGGTTCTGCGATTCAACGTCGCACGAATCAAGCGCCTGTATCGGCGGGCGGCTGGAGCGTCACGTTCACCGGCCTGACGGGGATCAATAATTTCGATCCCGCCGGACATTTGGGATTACGCGGCAATGGCAAGGCGTCCTGGTTCGGCTGGCCGATCGCGCCGAAGTTGGAGCAGTTGCGCGACGCGTGGTTCGCGGCGCCAGACCTCGCCGCTCAGCAAAAGATCTGCCGCGATATGCAGGTTCAGGCAGTGGAAGACGTGCCGTACGTGCCGCTCGGCTCCATGTATCCGGTCAGCGCGCTGCGCAAGGAATGGAAGGACATGCAGACCGATGAGCTGCTGTTCTTTACGTTAAAGCACGTCTGA
- a CDS encoding ABC transporter permease, with amino-acid sequence MKTGSPFWRTMRRHPNVLFGGSLLLLLIAIAVLAPWLHTVDPTAINPIYRARTPSTQFWFGTDLLGRDVYSRVLYGARVSLIVGFSVAILSTILGVLIGVLAGFVRWLDVLIMRIMDGFMSIPTILLAIAMIAVWQASMTTVICAITVVEIPRVVRLVRGLVLSLREQPFVEAAVTAGAGHWRIMYRHIFPNTVAALMVQGTYILGVAILAEASLSFIGAGVPPITPSWGNIMAEGRALWQIRPQLIAFPAIFLSLTILAVNMLGDGLRDLLDPRMSSER; translated from the coding sequence ATGAAAACCGGTTCTCCCTTCTGGCGCACGATGCGTCGCCACCCGAACGTGCTATTCGGCGGCTCTTTGCTGTTGCTGCTGATCGCCATCGCCGTGCTGGCACCCTGGCTCCATACCGTCGATCCCACGGCGATCAATCCGATCTATCGTGCCCGCACGCCGTCGACGCAATTCTGGTTCGGAACCGATCTGCTGGGTCGCGATGTGTACTCCCGCGTGCTGTATGGCGCGCGCGTCTCGCTAATCGTCGGTTTTTCCGTGGCGATCCTGTCGACGATCCTCGGCGTGCTGATCGGTGTGCTTGCCGGTTTCGTGCGCTGGCTCGATGTGCTGATCATGCGCATCATGGACGGCTTCATGTCGATCCCGACGATCCTGCTGGCCATCGCGATGATCGCCGTCTGGCAGGCGTCGATGACCACCGTGATCTGCGCCATCACCGTCGTAGAGATCCCGCGCGTGGTGCGCCTCGTGCGCGGCCTGGTGCTGTCACTGCGTGAACAGCCCTTTGTCGAAGCGGCCGTGACTGCTGGCGCGGGCCACTGGCGCATCATGTATCGCCACATCTTCCCCAATACGGTTGCGGCGCTGATGGTGCAGGGGACCTATATCCTCGGCGTGGCCATCCTCGCCGAAGCGAGCCTGTCCTTCATCGGTGCGGGCGTACCACCGATCACGCCGTCGTGGGGCAACATCATGGCGGAAGGGCGGGCGTTGTGGCAGATCCGGCCGCAGTTGATTGCCTTCCCGGCGATCTTCCTGTCGCTGACCATCCTTGCGGTCAATATGCTGGGCGACGGTCTGCGCGACCTGCTCGATCCGCGCATGTCCTCGGAGCGCTGA
- a CDS encoding DNA polymerase III subunit chi, with protein sequence MTRIDFHTGVADQIGYACRLVRKAYGAGQQTVVVGEPSMLATLDAALWTFSSLDFIPHCGVDSRLAAQTPVVLSTSPGRAPHHAVLINLGGVVPEDFARFERLLEIVGATPDAVTAGRDRYRFYRDRGYQLTNHVAA encoded by the coding sequence ATGACGCGGATCGATTTCCATACCGGCGTCGCCGATCAGATCGGCTATGCGTGTCGTTTGGTGCGCAAGGCCTACGGCGCCGGCCAGCAGACGGTCGTCGTTGGGGAACCGTCGATGCTTGCGACGTTGGACGCGGCATTGTGGACGTTTTCATCGTTGGACTTCATTCCCCATTGCGGCGTTGACAGTCGGCTGGCGGCACAGACGCCGGTCGTGCTGAGCACGTCGCCGGGGCGTGCCCCGCATCATGCGGTGCTGATCAACTTGGGCGGCGTCGTGCCTGAGGACTTTGCCCGTTTCGAGCGCTTGCTTGAAATCGTCGGCGCCACGCCCGATGCGGTGACGGCGGGGCGTGACCGATATCGCTTTTACCGCGATCGCGGCTATCAACTGACCAATCACGTCGCTGCTTAG
- a CDS encoding LysR family transcriptional regulator: MISTTLRYFLQVANLGSVTLAAEALHVAPSAVSRRIHSLESEHGTPLFERNARGMRLTEAGELMAAYVRRALLEADKLAAELSDLSRIGKTVIRIAANEGFGREFLPHVMGEFLKREPNVRFELQVAVRSEVSKKVKRGEVDLGMAYSLAPVDGVNVVYSKRAPLFAIMSPRHPLATRTEVSLQDIAQYAVVMSTHSNSTRALVDFCCMHEKIELDYVLTSDYSGALQHFIRDFEALTLAGTLTVSHAVQRGEVLAIPLSNADVYDRTIQIHTMQGRQLPRSIEQFIELAIRMADEVARRHGE; encoded by the coding sequence ATGATCAGCACCACGCTTCGCTATTTCCTGCAGGTTGCAAACCTCGGCTCCGTCACCTTGGCGGCCGAGGCCTTGCACGTCGCGCCGTCCGCGGTCAGTCGACGCATTCATAGCCTGGAAAGCGAGCACGGCACGCCGCTGTTCGAACGCAATGCGCGCGGTATGCGCCTGACCGAAGCCGGCGAATTGATGGCCGCCTATGTCCGACGGGCGTTGCTGGAAGCGGATAAGCTCGCCGCGGAATTATCGGATCTGTCCCGCATCGGCAAGACCGTCATCCGCATTGCGGCGAACGAGGGCTTCGGGCGCGAATTTCTACCGCATGTGATGGGTGAATTCCTGAAACGCGAGCCCAATGTGCGCTTCGAGTTGCAAGTCGCCGTGCGCAGTGAGGTCAGTAAAAAGGTCAAGCGCGGCGAAGTCGACCTGGGCATGGCGTACAGTCTGGCGCCGGTGGACGGTGTCAACGTCGTGTACTCGAAGCGGGCACCGCTGTTCGCCATCATGTCCCCGCGCCACCCGCTAGCGACGCGCACCGAAGTGTCGTTGCAGGACATCGCTCAATACGCGGTGGTCATGTCGACGCATTCGAACAGTACCCGCGCGCTGGTGGATTTCTGCTGCATGCACGAGAAGATCGAACTGGACTATGTCCTGACCAGTGATTATTCTGGCGCGCTGCAACACTTCATTCGTGACTTCGAGGCATTGACGCTGGCCGGTACCTTGACCGTCTCGCACGCGGTGCAGCGCGGCGAGGTACTGGCGATCCCGCTGTCCAATGCGGATGTCTACGATCGCACGATTCAGATTCATACGATGCAGGGGCGGCAGTTGCCCCGCTCGATCGAACAATTCATCGAACTCGCCATCCGCATGGCCGACGAGGTCGCACGCCGTCACGGCGAATGA
- a CDS encoding asparaginase has translation MSSKKKAKKAKHRKHDVDAKPKRSGKKHAADIASLLSVSVSVDQPLVATPLDPLALRRPSRAASRKSPATYPVDVPPAVEGDEALLTSPSRRPAVLVLATGGTIASSAVSETETSSYTVGVGIDTLLEAIPALADVADVSYEQFANVASKDLSDAQLVRLVQRIDAALADPELDGVVVTHGTDTLEETAFLMALTVRSPKPVVLVGAMRPATAVSADGPMNLLQGVSLAASARAVGRGPMIVLADRIGSAYYTTKRNANQTDTFDGGEAGYLGYFIGIQPHFFFEASRPAGLVTFNLDALPPLPRVDILYGYQGMSPDLIDAAIKGGAAGLVVACVGNGSLPNTWKPRVAELMDSGLPVVRATRTGGGHVTPRAEGLPAGRLNPQKARILLRLLLAADVPTLQIEAALQG, from the coding sequence ATGTCATCGAAGAAGAAAGCGAAGAAAGCCAAACATCGGAAACACGACGTCGACGCGAAACCGAAGCGTTCCGGCAAGAAGCACGCCGCCGACATCGCATCGTTACTGTCGGTTTCGGTGTCAGTGGATCAGCCGCTGGTGGCCACGCCTTTGGATCCTTTGGCGTTGCGACGGCCTTCGCGCGCGGCATCGCGCAAATCGCCGGCCACCTATCCCGTCGACGTACCGCCCGCGGTCGAAGGCGATGAGGCCTTGTTGACGTCGCCGTCGCGGCGGCCTGCGGTTCTGGTGCTCGCGACCGGCGGAACGATTGCCAGCAGTGCGGTATCGGAGACGGAGACGTCCAGTTATACGGTGGGCGTCGGCATCGACACGTTGCTGGAAGCGATCCCGGCCTTGGCCGATGTCGCGGATGTCAGCTATGAGCAATTCGCCAACGTCGCCAGCAAGGACCTCAGCGACGCGCAGTTGGTGCGGCTGGTACAACGAATCGATGCGGCGTTGGCCGATCCTGAACTGGATGGCGTCGTCGTCACGCACGGCACCGATACGCTGGAAGAGACCGCCTTCTTGATGGCACTGACGGTCCGTTCGCCGAAGCCGGTCGTGCTGGTAGGGGCGATGCGTCCGGCCACCGCGGTCAGCGCGGACGGCCCCATGAATCTGCTACAGGGCGTCTCTCTCGCGGCAAGCGCCCGAGCGGTAGGCCGCGGGCCGATGATCGTACTCGCCGACCGCATCGGTTCCGCCTATTACACGACGAAGCGGAATGCGAACCAGACCGATACCTTCGACGGCGGCGAGGCGGGTTATCTCGGTTACTTTATCGGGATACAGCCGCACTTCTTCTTCGAAGCGTCACGGCCGGCCGGTCTCGTCACGTTCAATCTGGATGCCCTGCCCCCGCTGCCGCGTGTCGACATTCTGTACGGCTATCAGGGCATGAGCCCTGATTTGATCGATGCCGCGATCAAGGGCGGCGCCGCCGGCCTGGTCGTTGCCTGCGTCGGGAACGGCTCATTGCCGAACACGTGGAAACCGCGCGTGGCCGAGTTGATGGACAGCGGTTTGCCAGTCGTCCGCGCCACACGGACCGGTGGCGGACATGTGACGCCGCGCGCGGAAGGCTTGCCCGCCGGGCGGCTGAACCCGCAGAAAGCACGCATCCTGCTGCGCCTGTTGCTGGCTGCCGACGTGCCGACGTTGCAGATCGAAGCGGCGTTGCAGGGTTGA